A section of the Pan paniscus chromosome 7, NHGRI_mPanPan1-v2.0_pri, whole genome shotgun sequence genome encodes:
- the LOC100987887 gene encoding LOW QUALITY PROTEIN: putative pituitary tumor-transforming gene 3 protein (The sequence of the model RefSeq protein was modified relative to this genomic sequence to represent the inferred CDS: inserted 1 base in 1 codon), producing MATLIYVDKENEEPGTLVATTDGLKLGSGPSIKALDGRSQVSISCFGKTFDAPTSLPKATRKALGTVNRATEKSVKTNGPLKQKQPSFSAKKMTEKTVKAKNSVPASDDAYPEIEKLFPFNPLGFESFDLPEEHQIAHLPLSGVPLMILDEERELEKLFQLGPPSPLKMPSPPWKSNLXAVSFKHSVDPGC from the exons ATGGCTACTCTGATCTATGTTGATAAGGAAAATGAAGAACCAGGCACCCTTGTGGCTACAACGGATGGGCTGAAGCTGGGGTCTGGACCTTCAATCAAAGCCTTAGATGGGAGATCTCAAGTTTCAATATCATGTTTTGGCAAAACATTCGATGCTCCCACATCCTTACCTAAAGCTACCAGAAAGGCTTTGGGAACTGTCAACAGAGCTACAGAAAAGTCAGTAAAGACCAATGGACCCCTCAAACAAAAACAGCCAAGCTTTTCTGCCAAAAAGATGACTGAGAAGACTGTTAAAGCAAAAAACTCTGTTCCTGCCTCAGATGATGCCtatccagaaatagaaaaattatttccctTCAATCCTCTAGGCTTCGAGAGTTTTGACCTGCCTGAAGAGCACCAGATTGCACATCTCCCCTTGAGTGGAGTGCCTCTCATGATCCTTGACGAGGAGAGAGAGCTTGAAAAGCTGTTTCAGCTGGGCCCCCCTTCACCTTTGAAGATGCCCTCTCCACCATGGAAATCCAATC TTGCAGTCTCCTTTAAGCATTCTGTTGACCCTGGATGTTGA